One genomic segment of Sminthopsis crassicaudata isolate SCR6 chromosome 4, ASM4859323v1, whole genome shotgun sequence includes these proteins:
- the NUPR2 gene encoding nuclear protein 2 translates to MEREAERQLTPPPPQSPPPVLFLPLARQKSQEELPLGSFEEEHYDCYDYYNLRESPLRGPGWSKGRTRRERELRTNRPVPAGHERKIAQKLYNSQRKRRQHQLQPRPRTRLC, encoded by the coding sequence ATGGAGAGGGAAGCGGAGCGGCAATTGACACCGCCCCCGCCGCAGTCCCCGCCGCCAGTTCTGTTCCTGCCCCTGGCTCGGCAGAAGTCACAGGAAGAACTGCCGTTGGGGAGCTTCGAGGAGGAGCACTACGACTGCTACGATTACTACAACCTGCGGGAGAGTCCGCTCCGCGGGCCCGGCTGGAGCAAGGGCCGCACCCGGCGGGAGCGGGAGCTCCGCACCAACCGCCCGGTTCCCGCGGGCCATGAGCGGAAGATCGCCCAGAAACTGTACAACAGTCAGCGGAAGCGGCGCCAGCACCAGCTGCAGCCCCGGCCTCGCACCCGCCTCTGCTGA